One Danio aesculapii chromosome 22, fDanAes4.1, whole genome shotgun sequence genomic window carries:
- the LOC130216627 gene encoding SLAM family member 9-like: MHINVVCVCGVEVKSVSVTEGDSVTLESALAEIQSKDMIMWRFGPQDFLLAKISRDDNKGENFGDVTDEKSRDRLKLDNQTGSLTITNSRISDSGLYTVSSRTKGDTPLHTFNLTVYAHLPVPVLIITSSQSSSSVQYCSVLCSVVNVSTVSLSWYKGNSVLNSTSVSDLSISLSLPLEIDCLDDSYSCVVNNPISNQTTHLNLCQPCLDCICCYGSTEAGIRLALSAVVAVATVAVLFCDIRSRSHQKRVN; this comes from the exons ATGCATATAAATGTAGTTT GTGTGTGTGGTGTTGAAGTGAAGTCAGTGTCGGTCACAGAAGGAGATTCAGTCACTCTAGAATCTGCTTTAGCTGAAATACAGAGCAAGGATATGATAATGTGGAGGTTTGGACCTCAAGATTTTCTCTTAGCTAAAATCAGCCGAGACGACAATAAGGGTGAGAATTTTGGTGATGTTACTGATGAGAAAAGCAGAGACAGACTGAAGCTGGACAatcagactggatctctgacTATCACAAACAGCAGAATCTCAGACTCTGGACTTTATACAGTGAGCAGCCGCACTAAAGGAGATACGCCACTCCACACATTCAACCTTACTGTCTATG CTCATCTTCCTGTTCCTGTCCTCATCATTACCTCTTCACAAAGTTCTTCATCAGTGCAGTATtgttcagtgttgtgttcagtggtgaatgtgagcactgtgagtctctcctggtacaaaggaaacagtgtattGAACAGCACcagtgtgtctgatctcagcatcagtctctctctacctctggagATTGACTGTCTGGATGATTCCTACAGCTGTGTGGTGAACAATCCCATCAGCAATCAGACCACACATCTCAACCTCTGTCAGCCATGTTTAg ACTGTATCTGCTGTTATGGGTCTACTGAAGCTGGGATTCGACTGGCTCTCTCTGCTGTGGTGGCCGTGGCCACTGTTGCTGTGCTATTTTGTGACATTAGATCCAGAAGTCATCAGAAGAGAGTGAACTAA
- the LOC130216628 gene encoding uncharacterized protein LOC130216628, whose product MGVCGVEVKSVSVTEGDSVTLESALAEIQSKDMIMWRFGPQDFLLAKISRDDNKGENFGDVTDEKSRDRLKLDNQTGSLTITNSRISDSGLYTVSSRTKGDTPLHTFNLTVYAYLPAPVMIRDCSSSVQYCSVVCSAVNVSAVSLSWYKGNSVLSSISAPDLSISLSLPLEVEYQDKDTYSCVIKNTISNQTTYLDINTLCQTCSVEAVQRGEEITYADPTFYKREKKKTRVVKEQDVVYSVVAMRH is encoded by the exons ATGG GTGTGTGTGGTGTTGAAGTGAAGTCAGTGTCGGTCACAGAAGGAGATTCAGTCACTCTAGAATCTGCTTTAGCTGAAATACAGAGCAAGGATATGATAATGTGGAGGTTTGGACCTCAAGATTTTCTCTTAGCTAAAATCAGCCGAGACGACAATAAGGGTGAGAATTTTGGTGATGTTACTGATGAGAAAAGCAGAGACAGACTGAAGCTGGACAatcagactggatctctgaccatcacaaaCAGCAGAATCTCAGACTCTGGACTTTATACAGTGAGCAGCCGCACTAAAGGAGATACGCCACTCCACACATTCAACCTTACTGTCTATG CTTATCTGCCTGCTCCAGTCATGATCAGAGACTGTTCTTCATCAGTGCAGTATTGTTCAGTGGTGTGTTCAGCGGTGAATGTGAGtgctgtgagtctctcctggtacaaaggaaacagtgtattGTCCAGCATCAGTGCGCCTGACctcagcatcagtctctctctacctctggagGTGGAATATCAAGATAAAGACACCTACAGCTGTGTGATCAAGAACACCATCAGCAACCAGACCACATATCTGGACATCAACACACTCTGCCAGACATGTTCAG TTGAAGCAGTTCAGAGGGGTGAAGAAATTACATACGCTGATCCGACATTCtacaagagagaaaaaaagaaaacg AGAGTTGTAAAGGAGCAGGACGTGGTGTATTCCGTAGTCGCCATGAGACACTGA